The following are encoded together in the Candidatus Woesebacteria bacterium genome:
- a CDS encoding queuine tRNA-ribosyltransferase family protein → MKHEFFKSKEKNIRLPVFFPDATRAVIRTLDQTDIANTHTPGILVNTWHLYRELGKDIFKKVNGVREFMNWNGGLISDSGGFQVMSIAKKDSKKKAVTDIGVTFRLSRNKKVLFTPEKSIQFQMLIKPDMAVVLDDFTDPEATEKSARETVERTILWAKKSKDEFDRQCTRLKLSEDNKPYLLAVVQGGEFLDLRKECTQRLVEIGFDGLGYGGWPIDKDNNFNYQVAKVIAENAPENYLLYGLGVGKPDEIVGCVKLGYQIFDCVLPTRDARHKRLYVYNADTINNIDVHAENFYSYYVPDKEKHFKDLSPVSTACDCLLCTKYSRSYLAHLFRIKEQSALRLSTIHNLRFYSILMEKLQQ, encoded by the coding sequence ATGAAACATGAATTTTTTAAATCCAAGGAGAAAAATATTAGACTACCTGTATTCTTCCCCGATGCTACACGTGCCGTAATTCGAACACTTGACCAAACTGATATTGCAAACACCCATACCCCGGGAATTTTGGTAAACACCTGGCACTTATATCGGGAACTGGGCAAAGATATTTTTAAAAAAGTAAACGGTGTCCGCGAGTTTATGAATTGGAATGGTGGTCTAATTTCCGATTCCGGCGGTTTCCAGGTAATGAGCATTGCAAAAAAAGATAGCAAAAAAAAGGCGGTTACAGATATTGGGGTAACTTTTCGTCTCTCAAGAAACAAAAAGGTGCTATTTACTCCTGAGAAATCAATTCAATTTCAAATGTTAATCAAACCCGACATGGCGGTTGTACTTGACGATTTCACCGATCCTGAAGCAACTGAAAAGTCAGCCAGAGAAACGGTCGAAAGAACTATTCTCTGGGCAAAAAAAAGCAAAGACGAATTCGACAGGCAATGCACAAGATTGAAATTGTCGGAAGACAACAAACCTTACTTACTGGCCGTTGTTCAGGGGGGTGAATTTCTCGACCTTAGAAAAGAATGTACGCAAAGGCTTGTCGAGATCGGTTTTGATGGTTTAGGTTACGGTGGTTGGCCAATCGACAAAGACAACAATTTTAATTACCAAGTCGCAAAAGTAATCGCCGAAAACGCACCCGAAAACTATTTGCTCTACGGGCTGGGTGTCGGCAAACCCGATGAAATTGTAGGTTGCGTAAAGCTTGGATATCAGATTTTTGATTGTGTTCTCCCCACTCGAGATGCGCGACACAAAAGACTGTACGTTTATAACGCAGATACGATTAACAATATCGACGTTCACGCTGAGAATTTTTATTCTTACTACGTTCCCGACAAAGAAAAACATTTTAAAGATCTGTCTCCGGTAAGTACCGCATGCGATTGTCTTTTGTGCACCAAATATTCAAGGAGTTACCTTGCACACCTATTTAGAATCAAAGAGCAGTCAGCTCTAAGGCTTTCGACAATACACAATTTGAGATTTTATTCTATCTTAATGGAAAAATTACAGCAGTAA
- a CDS encoding RNA-binding protein — MSKLYVGNLDYNVTGDQLRDLFATAGKILDAVVITDKYSGRSKGFGFVEFENDEEAKKAIEMFNGKDFQGRNLVVNEARPKEPREN, encoded by the coding sequence TTGAGTAAATTATACGTAGGTAATCTTGATTACAATGTAACTGGCGATCAGCTTAGAGATCTTTTTGCTACAGCAGGAAAGATACTTGATGCCGTAGTTATCACAGATAAATATTCCGGAAGAAGTAAAGGTTTTGGTTTTGTGGAATTCGAAAATGACGAAGAGGCCAAAAAAGCAATTGAAATGTTTAATGGTAAAGACTTCCAGGGAAGAAACTTGGTTGTAAACGAAGCTCGTCCTAAAGAGCCTAGAGAAAACTAA
- a CDS encoding VIT1/CCC1 transporter family protein, translated as MRDKSIPTKAAFLRDCVFAANDGIITTFAIVAGAQGASFSTSVILIMGIANLLADGISMGAGNYLGVKSEKQYRAANGDDDDDNGTPFVHGLITLSSFVIIGLIPLISFLLHLTNAFEISIVMVFIALFTTGYIRGKYANKHSLQAAMETLLVGGFAALTAYGIGFLLDHFVV; from the coding sequence GTGAGAGACAAGTCTATTCCAACAAAAGCTGCTTTTTTGCGTGACTGTGTATTTGCGGCAAATGATGGAATAATCACAACCTTTGCAATTGTTGCAGGAGCACAAGGCGCTTCTTTTTCAACTTCCGTTATCTTGATTATGGGAATTGCCAATTTATTGGCTGATGGCATTTCAATGGGGGCAGGAAACTATTTAGGAGTTAAATCGGAAAAACAGTATAGAGCTGCCAACGGAGACGACGACGATGATAATGGTACTCCTTTTGTTCATGGCTTAATTACACTCTCGTCCTTTGTGATAATTGGTTTAATTCCGTTAATCTCTTTTTTACTTCACTTGACTAACGCTTTCGAGATTTCAATTGTTATGGTTTTTATTGCACTGTTTACAACCGGATATATAAGGGGGAAGTATGCCAATAAACACAGTCTACAAGCTGCCATGGAGACTTTGTTGGTGGGTGGATTTGCGGCGCTTACAGCGTATGGCATCGGATTTTTGCTCGATCATTTCGTAGTATAG